One genomic window of Anaerofustis stercorihominis DSM 17244 includes the following:
- a CDS encoding aldehyde dehydrogenase yields MDIKEKILLQRDFFNRGKTLDIDYRIDMLKYLRNGIIEMEEEISSALKKDLGKSSFESYMCEIGLVLSEINYMIKHIRKFSKKERVKTPLSQFKSKSYKVKSPYGLVLIMSPWNYPFMLTISPLVDAISAGNVAVVKPSAYSKYTSEIIKKLLEKYLPVEVVTVALGGRDVNSYLLDLKYDYIFFTGSVSVGKLVMEKASKNLTPVTLELGGKSPCIVDSSTDLKLAAKRIVFGKYLNLGQTCVAPDYVLVKEDMKEEFIKYLKEEILIQFGKDPIGNKDYGKIINEKHFIRLRGLIENEDVIIGGFCDEDRLKIEPTVIDNVTMDSSSMKEEIFGPILPVMTFNNREDIIDIIKINPTPLALYIFTDDDDLKNYILNNVSFGGGCVNDTIIHLATEQMGFGGVGTSGMGSYHGKTGFDTFTHEKSIVEKSNFIDLPMRYQPYTKRHEKLLRKFLK; encoded by the coding sequence ATGGATATCAAAGAAAAAATATTGCTCCAAAGAGATTTTTTTAATAGAGGAAAGACTTTGGATATTGATTATAGGATAGATATGTTAAAATATCTTCGAAACGGGATAATAGAAATGGAAGAGGAAATATCCTCCGCACTTAAAAAGGATTTGGGAAAGAGTTCATTTGAAAGCTACATGTGTGAGATAGGGCTCGTTTTAAGTGAAATAAACTATATGATAAAACACATAAGAAAGTTTTCCAAAAAGGAAAGAGTAAAGACTCCTCTTTCTCAGTTTAAAAGTAAAAGCTACAAGGTAAAATCTCCTTATGGGCTTGTACTTATAATGAGCCCGTGGAACTATCCTTTTATGCTTACTATATCTCCTCTCGTGGATGCTATTAGTGCCGGGAACGTTGCTGTTGTAAAGCCGAGTGCGTATTCCAAGTATACTTCCGAAATAATCAAGAAGCTGCTGGAAAAGTATCTTCCTGTAGAAGTCGTTACCGTAGCTTTGGGAGGCAGAGATGTAAACAGTTATTTGCTTGACTTGAAATATGATTATATTTTCTTTACGGGAAGTGTCAGTGTAGGAAAGCTGGTAATGGAAAAGGCGAGTAAAAATTTAACTCCCGTGACTTTGGAGCTTGGAGGAAAAAGCCCTTGTATCGTCGACAGCAGCACTGACCTTAAACTTGCCGCAAAGAGGATAGTCTTCGGTAAATATCTAAATCTCGGTCAGACATGTGTCGCTCCGGATTATGTCCTTGTAAAAGAGGATATGAAGGAGGAATTTATAAAATACCTTAAGGAAGAGATCCTCATTCAGTTTGGCAAAGACCCTATTGGTAACAAAGACTACGGAAAAATAATAAACGAGAAGCATTTTATAAGACTCAGGGGACTTATTGAAAATGAAGATGTCATAATAGGCGGGTTCTGCGATGAAGATAGGCTTAAGATAGAACCGACGGTCATTGATAATGTAACAATGGACAGCTCCTCCATGAAAGAAGAAATATTCGGTCCGATACTTCCCGTAATGACATTCAATAACAGAGAAGATATAATCGATATAATAAAAATAAATCCTACTCCTCTTGCTTTGTACATTTTTACCGATGATGACGATTTAAAGAATTATATATTGAATAACGTAAGTTTCGGCGGAGGATGTGTAAATGATACGATAATCCATCTGGCAACGGAACAAATGGGATTTGGCGGAGTAGGGACAAGCGGAATGGGAAGTTATCACGGGAAAACCGGATTTGATACTTTTACTCATGAAAAAAGTATAGTCGAAAAGAGTAATTTTATTGATTTACCTATGAGATATCAGCCTTATACGAAAAGACATGAAAAATTACTTAGGAAATTTTTAAAATAA
- the ychF gene encoding redox-regulated ATPase YchF, protein MKIGLVGLPNVGKSTLFNALTKANAGAENYPFCTIEPNVGVVNVPDYRIDNLSKLYDTLKTIYATVEFVDIAGLVKNAGKGEGLGNQFLSNIRNVHAILQVVRCFDDGNITHVDGSIDPVRDAETINYELIFSDLELVYKRISTVQKAAKSGRKEEKLMLAALEKAKKLLEEGKFINLDEFDENESEYLKTQDLLTTKPIMYAANVSEDDLLEDNEYVKALKEYVKGVNPNIEVIKVCAKIEAELSELDDDEKKMFLEDLGIKESGLDQIIKEGYKILDLITFLTAGKQEVKGWQIKKGTKAPGAAGKIHSDFERGFIRAEVTKYDKLMEAGSDVKAKELAYTRVEGKDYVVEDGDVIFFRFNV, encoded by the coding sequence ATGAAAATCGGATTAGTAGGACTACCAAACGTAGGAAAAAGCACATTATTCAATGCACTTACAAAAGCTAATGCGGGAGCGGAAAACTACCCTTTCTGTACGATAGAACCGAATGTAGGAGTGGTAAATGTTCCCGATTATAGAATAGATAATTTAAGCAAACTTTACGATACTTTAAAGACGATTTATGCTACCGTTGAGTTTGTGGATATTGCGGGACTGGTAAAAAATGCGGGAAAAGGAGAAGGACTCGGAAATCAGTTCTTGTCAAATATAAGAAATGTACATGCGATACTTCAGGTAGTAAGATGTTTTGATGATGGTAACATAACTCATGTAGACGGAAGCATAGATCCCGTCAGAGACGCTGAAACGATAAATTACGAACTTATATTCTCTGACTTGGAACTTGTATACAAAAGGATTTCGACAGTTCAAAAAGCGGCTAAAAGCGGCAGAAAAGAAGAAAAACTTATGCTTGCAGCTTTAGAAAAAGCAAAGAAACTTCTTGAAGAAGGAAAGTTTATAAATCTTGATGAATTCGATGAAAATGAAAGCGAATACTTAAAGACACAGGATTTACTTACAACAAAACCTATCATGTACGCAGCAAACGTGAGCGAAGACGATTTACTTGAAGATAATGAGTATGTCAAAGCATTAAAAGAATACGTAAAGGGTGTAAATCCCAATATAGAAGTAATAAAAGTATGTGCAAAAATTGAAGCAGAATTAAGCGAGCTTGATGACGACGAAAAGAAAATGTTCCTTGAAGACCTTGGTATAAAGGAATCAGGACTTGACCAAATAATAAAAGAAGGATATAAAATCCTAGACCTTATCACATTCCTAACAGCCGGTAAACAGGAAGTAAAAGGATGGCAGATAAAAAAAGGAACAAAAGCTCCGGGAGCTGCAGGAAAAATCCATTCCGACTTCGAAAGAGGATTTATCAGAGCGGAAGTTACAAAATACGATAAACTCATGGAAGCAGGAAGCGACGTAAAAGCAAAAGAGCTTGCTTATACAAGAGTGGAAGGAAAAGATTACGTCGTTGAAGACGGAGATGTGATTTTCTTTAGATTTAATGTATAA
- a CDS encoding winged helix-turn-helix transcriptional regulator produces the protein MSKDLPACPVETTLMLIGNKWKVLIIRDLINGTKRFGELKKSIGTISQKVLTSNLRDMEESGLIKRKVYAEVPPRVEYSLTKTGKSLKSVIDSMIKWGNTYKQSVNKE, from the coding sequence ATGAGTAAAGATTTACCGGCTTGTCCCGTTGAAACTACCCTTATGCTAATAGGAAACAAATGGAAAGTATTAATTATAAGAGACTTGATAAACGGAACGAAAAGATTTGGAGAATTAAAAAAATCAATAGGTACCATATCACAAAAAGTATTGACTTCCAATTTAAGAGATATGGAAGAAAGCGGACTTATAAAAAGAAAGGTGTATGCAGAGGTACCGCCGAGAGTCGAATATTCCCTTACCAAAACAGGTAAAAGTTTAAAATCGGTAATCGACTCGATGATAAAATGGGGTAATACATATAAACAAAGCGTTAATAAAGAATAA
- a CDS encoding 4Fe-4S binding protein produces MNAKELLLILREIKDVSFSSVDNSGNPKCRIIDIMLIEDERLYFLTARGKDFYRELMENNHVAVTALTKNFESIRLEGKANKVGDNKYYLDKIFECNPAMNEVYPGDSRNILDVFCIDKGIIEYFDLSKHPIYRQTLSFGGEKIKDKGYFINETCINCKKCFNLCPQSAIYELNGIMNIKNENCLHCGLCYENCPVKAVERW; encoded by the coding sequence ATGAACGCAAAGGAATTATTACTTATTCTTCGTGAAATAAAAGACGTTTCTTTTTCAAGTGTAGATAATAGCGGAAATCCGAAATGCAGAATAATAGATATTATGCTTATAGAAGATGAACGTTTATATTTTTTAACTGCAAGGGGAAAAGATTTCTACAGAGAATTAATGGAAAATAATCATGTTGCCGTTACGGCTCTTACAAAAAATTTCGAATCTATCAGACTGGAAGGCAAAGCAAACAAGGTAGGAGATAATAAATATTATCTTGATAAAATATTTGAATGTAATCCGGCTATGAATGAAGTTTATCCGGGAGACAGCAGGAATATCCTGGATGTTTTTTGTATAGATAAAGGTATAATAGAATATTTCGATTTATCAAAACATCCGATTTACAGACAAACTCTATCTTTTGGCGGAGAAAAAATAAAAGATAAGGGATATTTTATTAATGAAACATGTATAAACTGCAAAAAATGTTTTAATTTATGCCCTCAGAGTGCAATTTATGAATTAAATGGTATAATGAATATAAAAAATGAAAATTGTCTTCACTGCGGTCTTTGTTATGAAAACTGTCCCGTTAAGGCAGTTGAAAGGTGGTAA
- a CDS encoding glycine betaine ABC transporter substrate-binding protein, with the protein MSEIINLFAERKYFFLGLLLEHLKISMTAIVVAGVIGLFLGILISEYRKSSKFVLSLVNFIYTIPSISLLGFLIPLSGIGNTTAIIALSIYALLPMVRNTYTGIVNIDEKLLEAAKGMGSTDFQILYKIKLPLAMPVIISGLRNMATMTIALAGIASFIGAGGLGVSIYRGITTNNTAMTVIGSFLIALLAVLIDFILGIIEKSITKRKNKVKSRKLFTITAVLIVLCFAASMFNTFNQKTINIASKPMTEQYIISEMLKEVIESETDLKVNLTQGVGGGTSNIQPGMESKEFDMYPEYTSTGWNMVLKHDGFYDEKMFNKLNKEYNKKFDFSWVCNFGFNDTFGLAVRKDLAEKYDLKTYSDLAKVSNKLNFGAEYDFFERVDGYDALCKEYGFNFSKTTDLDIGLKYKAINNKKVDVMDIFTTDGQLSVSDVVVLEDDKNFFSSAMCMMVIRNEVLNEYPEIKTVLEKLEGVLDDNKMAKMNYDVEGNGKDAKTVSHEFLIENHILEDK; encoded by the coding sequence ATGAGTGAGATAATAAATCTATTTGCGGAGAGAAAATATTTTTTTCTGGGTTTACTTCTTGAACATTTAAAGATTTCCATGACTGCAATAGTTGTCGCAGGAGTCATCGGTTTATTCCTGGGGATACTTATAAGCGAATATAGAAAGAGTTCAAAATTCGTCCTTTCATTGGTAAATTTTATATATACTATCCCTTCAATATCACTGCTCGGATTTTTGATCCCTTTATCGGGAATAGGAAATACAACCGCGATCATTGCTCTTAGTATATATGCTCTTCTTCCTATGGTAAGAAATACTTATACGGGTATAGTAAACATAGATGAAAAACTTTTGGAAGCCGCAAAAGGTATGGGCAGTACCGACTTTCAAATACTATATAAAATAAAACTTCCTCTTGCTATGCCTGTTATTATTTCCGGACTTAGAAACATGGCTACAATGACCATAGCTTTAGCGGGTATTGCTTCATTTATAGGTGCGGGAGGTCTTGGGGTAAGTATTTACAGAGGTATAACAACGAACAATACTGCTATGACTGTAATAGGAAGTTTCCTTATAGCTCTCTTGGCTGTTTTGATTGATTTTATCCTTGGTATAATAGAAAAAAGTATTACCAAAAGAAAAAATAAAGTTAAAAGCAGAAAGCTGTTTACTATAACTGCTGTTTTAATAGTCCTTTGCTTCGCAGCTTCAATGTTTAATACTTTTAATCAAAAGACTATAAATATTGCCTCAAAACCTATGACCGAACAATATATCATAAGTGAAATGTTAAAAGAAGTAATAGAAAGCGAAACAGATTTAAAAGTAAACTTAACTCAGGGAGTTGGGGGCGGTACTTCAAATATTCAGCCGGGTATGGAAAGTAAAGAATTTGATATGTATCCCGAGTATACCTCTACCGGCTGGAACATGGTGTTAAAGCATGATGGTTTTTACGATGAAAAAATGTTTAATAAACTAAATAAAGAATATAATAAAAAATTTGATTTTTCATGGGTCTGTAATTTCGGATTTAATGATACTTTCGGGCTGGCTGTAAGAAAAGATTTAGCGGAAAAATATGATTTAAAGACTTATTCCGATCTTGCTAAAGTTTCAAATAAGTTAAATTTCGGCGCTGAATATGATTTCTTTGAAAGAGTTGACGGTTATGATGCTTTATGTAAAGAGTACGGATTTAATTTTAGTAAAACCACAGATCTTGATATAGGACTTAAATATAAAGCAATAAACAATAAGAAAGTAGATGTAATGGATATATTTACGACTGACGGGCAGCTTAGCGTCAGCGATGTCGTTGTTCTTGAAGATGATAAAAATTTCTTTTCTTCCGCTATGTGTATGATGGTTATAAGAAATGAAGTCTTAAATGAATACCCTGAAATCAAAACCGTGCTTGAAAAACTTGAAGGTGTTCTTGATGATAATAAAATGGCAAAGATGAATTACGATGTAGAGGGTAACGGAAAAGATGCTAAAACCGTTTCACATGAATTTTTGATTGAAAATCACATTTTGGAGGACAAGTAA
- a CDS encoding ABC transporter ATP-binding protein, whose protein sequence is MSNIIEFKNVSKTYDDNTVLKDFNLNIEKGEFLTVIGTSGSGKTTMLKMINSLIEPSGGDIFVNGINNKDVDKIKLRRNIGYAIQGSVLFPNMNVEKNIAYVPNLLNKKDKERTKKAVAKWMDIVGLEDSFRERYPDELSGGEAQRVSIARSLAASPEILLMDEPFGAVDEITRMKLQDEILKVYNKTDITIVFITHDIKEAFKLGTKILIMDKGKIEQYGTKEEILNNPGSEFVKNLIKSVM, encoded by the coding sequence ATGAGCAATATCATAGAGTTTAAAAACGTATCCAAAACTTATGACGATAATACCGTCTTAAAAGATTTTAATTTAAATATAGAAAAAGGTGAGTTTTTGACCGTGATAGGTACTTCCGGTTCTGGAAAAACCACCATGCTTAAAATGATAAACAGTTTGATTGAACCTAGCGGCGGAGATATATTTGTAAATGGGATAAATAACAAAGACGTAGATAAGATCAAGCTTAGAAGAAATATAGGATATGCGATTCAGGGCAGTGTATTATTCCCAAATATGAACGTTGAAAAAAATATTGCTTACGTACCTAATTTACTTAATAAGAAAGACAAAGAAAGAACAAAAAAAGCTGTGGCAAAGTGGATGGATATAGTAGGGCTTGAGGATTCATTCAGAGAAAGATACCCCGATGAATTATCGGGAGGGGAAGCTCAAAGAGTCAGCATTGCGAGATCCCTTGCCGCAAGCCCGGAAATCCTTCTCATGGATGAACCTTTCGGTGCGGTAGATGAGATAACAAGAATGAAGCTTCAGGATGAAATCCTAAAAGTATATAATAAAACTGACATAACTATAGTTTTTATTACTCATGATATAAAGGAAGCTTTTAAGCTTGGTACCAAAATTCTTATAATGGATAAAGGTAAGATCGAGCAGTACGGAACAAAAGAAGAAATACTAAATAATCCGGGAAGCGAATTTGTCAAGAATTTAATAAAGTCGGTTATGTAA
- a CDS encoding HD domain-containing protein produces MGNFNTELLLKHLTNLKNNPIKEEQTKAFYDNLKKKYFTKLDKIKNSSFSERELIAKEFFKELQKFKEDYKTFKENIYEHYNTNKIELVWYYNEILNILHPLSENRSTDKLYIEINNLYKDLFVKYYYNNLGNRIYEVSPISVYYITLNDTEWQIEIGKDIEFELAEDPDKYIEITREEAETFEEFFMQDLNIWYTSSIRQAVTYATFYYHGMKRKISGKPYISHALETLLITSSLTSEESVLITSVLHGLIKNTRTDIIEVKKYFGLDVAKRLLYLTQMEDNLNNDKECSEAKKNILYKLDNASIGIKIIILSNELSKLRETDRDFQIYKDSIWQHFSETDKKKHRWYHEEVLRRLYELRVSRAYEEYQKLIYIHLTNIFN; encoded by the coding sequence ATGGGAAATTTTAACACAGAATTATTACTTAAACATCTAACAAATCTTAAAAACAATCCTATTAAAGAAGAACAAACAAAAGCTTTTTATGATAATTTAAAAAAGAAATATTTTACTAAACTGGATAAGATAAAAAACTCTTCATTCAGCGAAAGAGAATTAATTGCAAAAGAGTTTTTCAAGGAACTACAAAAATTCAAAGAAGACTATAAGACATTTAAAGAAAATATTTATGAACATTACAATACGAATAAAATAGAACTGGTTTGGTACTATAATGAAATTTTAAATATTTTACATCCACTGTCAGAAAACAGAAGTACCGATAAATTATATATCGAAATAAATAATCTTTATAAAGATTTATTTGTAAAATATTATTATAACAACTTAGGTAACAGGATATATGAAGTAAGTCCCATATCAGTATATTACATAACGTTGAATGATACCGAGTGGCAAATCGAAATAGGAAAGGATATTGAGTTTGAACTAGCTGAAGATCCGGATAAATATATAGAAATAACGAGAGAAGAAGCCGAAACATTCGAAGAATTCTTTATGCAGGATTTAAATATATGGTACACAAGCAGTATAAGACAGGCTGTAACGTATGCCACATTTTATTATCATGGTATGAAAAGAAAAATATCAGGAAAACCGTATATATCCCATGCACTTGAAACGCTCCTTATAACATCTTCTCTTACGAGTGAGGAAAGTGTGCTCATAACAAGTGTACTTCACGGACTTATAAAAAATACAAGAACAGATATCATAGAAGTAAAGAAATACTTTGGACTTGATGTTGCTAAAAGATTATTATACCTAACTCAGATGGAAGATAACTTAAACAACGATAAAGAGTGTAGCGAAGCAAAAAAGAACATATTATACAAACTGGATAACGCAAGTATCGGTATTAAAATAATAATCTTATCCAATGAGCTCTCCAAACTCAGAGAAACAGACAGGGATTTTCAAATTTATAAAGACAGTATATGGCAGCATTTCAGCGAAACCGATAAAAAGAAACATAGGTGGTATCACGAAGAAGTATTAAGAAGATTATATGAATTAAGAGTAAGCCGTGCATATGAAGAATATCAAAAATTGATATACATACATCTTACCAATATATTTAATTAA
- the whiA gene encoding DNA-binding protein WhiA → MSFCSDIKNNLCHITLNNLYEKECELYGYLHCISSLSLKGRGRLNLIFETENPSVARRIFALIKDVFSINIEIAAKKNNLRKGHFLYNLIVMDSADSMNILDYFNIIDFSAGFEINNTIKEDILPTISEIRHYLRGVFLSSGYVSDPKKKGYQIEFVFNKFEYAKNLISLLKNIDINLKYIKRKEQYVIYTKDSATITELLGNIGAHNAVLEIESTKVIKEMRNNVNRRLNCETANMDKTVNTALKQINAINKINDRYGMDYLDEPILTLAKMRLNNPDASLNELSGMFDPPISRSTINNWFKKILKIADGI, encoded by the coding sequence ATGAGTTTCTGCAGCGATATAAAAAATAACTTGTGCCATATAACTTTAAATAATCTATACGAAAAAGAATGTGAATTATATGGATATCTTCACTGTATAAGTTCTCTTTCTTTAAAAGGAAGAGGAAGGCTTAATTTAATATTCGAAACCGAAAACCCTTCTGTCGCAAGAAGGATTTTTGCGCTTATCAAGGATGTATTTTCTATAAATATCGAAATCGCAGCAAAGAAAAACAACTTGAGAAAAGGACACTTCTTATATAATTTAATCGTAATGGACAGTGCGGATTCCATGAATATACTGGATTATTTTAATATAATAGATTTCAGCGCCGGATTTGAAATAAACAACACCATCAAAGAAGATATACTGCCTACAATAAGCGAAATAAGACATTATTTAAGAGGTGTATTCTTATCCTCCGGATATGTAAGTGACCCGAAGAAAAAAGGATACCAAATAGAATTTGTATTTAATAAATTCGAATATGCAAAAAACCTCATCAGCTTACTTAAAAATATAGATATCAATTTAAAATATATAAAAAGAAAAGAACAGTATGTAATATATACAAAAGACTCTGCTACCATAACAGAATTATTGGGTAATATAGGAGCACATAATGCGGTCCTTGAAATAGAAAGTACAAAAGTAATCAAGGAAATGAGAAACAATGTAAACAGAAGACTCAACTGTGAAACAGCTAATATGGATAAAACCGTAAATACAGCTTTAAAACAAATAAACGCAATAAATAAGATAAATGACAGATACGGAATGGATTATTTGGATGAACCTATTCTTACCTTGGCAAAAATGAGGCTTAATAACCCTGACGCATCTTTGAATGAACTATCGGGGATGTTCGATCCGCCTATTAGCCGCTCGACCATAAATAACTGGTTTAAAAAGATCCTGAAAATAGCGGATGGTATATAA
- the pyrR gene encoding bifunctional pyr operon transcriptional regulator/uracil phosphoribosyltransferase PyrR, translating into MKILMTNNDINRSIKRIAYEIVEKNHGVEDLVVVGVKNGGVSLAKMLANHLSSMEDTIVPVTFADITPFRDDKKKTDKIEQLDIDINDKLVVIVDDVLFTGRTTRAALECIFSFGRPKKIQLAILVDRGHRQIPIRADYVGKNIPTSIKENVNVVINGENSFVEIN; encoded by the coding sequence ATGAAAATTTTAATGACTAATAATGATATAAATCGCAGCATTAAGAGAATTGCCTATGAGATAGTGGAAAAAAACCATGGAGTGGAAGACCTTGTCGTGGTGGGTGTAAAAAACGGAGGAGTTTCTCTTGCAAAAATGCTCGCAAATCATTTAAGCAGTATGGAAGACACTATCGTACCCGTCACTTTTGCGGATATAACTCCTTTCAGAGACGATAAAAAAAAGACGGATAAAATAGAACAGCTGGATATTGACATAAACGACAAATTGGTAGTCATTGTAGATGACGTTCTGTTTACAGGAAGGACAACAAGGGCAGCCCTGGAATGTATTTTCAGTTTCGGAAGACCTAAAAAAATACAGCTGGCTATTTTAGTGGACAGAGGACACAGACAGATACCTATAAGAGCGGATTATGTAGGTAAAAATATCCCCACATCCATAAAAGAAAATGTCAATGTCGTAATAAACGGAGAAAATTCTTTTGTCGAAATAAATTAA
- a CDS encoding peptidoglycan-binding protein, which yields MKQIKSFLIYLIAFMFFILLSASFCSEKYLNESYSVNLSSKTLYYAFAGNLSDYLEGKIADDDDLNLDSVDKDYSKTFSEGESGDEILSYKLILYYLDYLSDTPNNTFDSTTTKAVKEYQTSRGIKETSKLDKTTMQTLDNEVVDYKTGKSSEDIKKYNYILYYLGYLTKEPNSTYTAETKVACENYQKAKSLPVTGTMTPQTRRSLDSETLTYKQGHKGDVIKDYQEILIRTGYLKGTANGTFDSKTTAAVKSYQTKKGLSVTGNLDTKTMEALDNEH from the coding sequence ATGAAACAAATCAAATCATTTTTAATATATTTAATAGCATTTATGTTTTTTATACTTCTCAGTGCATCATTTTGCAGCGAGAAATACTTAAATGAATCATATTCCGTTAATTTGTCGTCTAAGACGCTTTATTATGCTTTTGCTGGTAATTTATCCGATTATTTGGAAGGTAAAATTGCGGACGATGATGATTTAAATTTAGACAGTGTGGATAAAGATTATTCCAAGACCTTTTCTGAAGGTGAAAGCGGAGATGAGATTTTAAGTTATAAATTGATTCTTTATTATTTGGATTATCTTTCAGATACTCCTAATAACACCTTTGATTCTACGACGACAAAAGCTGTAAAAGAGTATCAAACGAGCAGAGGGATCAAAGAAACATCTAAACTTGATAAAACAACGATGCAGACACTGGATAACGAAGTTGTCGATTATAAGACCGGTAAATCCAGCGAAGATATAAAGAAATATAATTATATTTTATATTATTTGGGATATTTAACAAAAGAGCCAAACAGTACTTATACTGCCGAAACAAAAGTGGCTTGTGAAAATTATCAAAAAGCAAAAAGTCTTCCTGTTACGGGAACTATGACACCTCAAACGAGAAGAAGTCTTGATAGTGAAACTTTGACTTATAAACAAGGACATAAAGGCGATGTTATTAAAGATTATCAGGAAATTTTGATAAGGACAGGGTATTTAAAGGGTACTGCCAACGGAACATTTGATTCTAAGACTACTGCTGCGGTAAAAAGTTATCAGACTAAAAAAGGATTAAGTGTAACAGGTAATTTAGATACTAAAACGATGGAAGCATTGGATAATGAACATTAA